From a single Osmerus mordax isolate fOsmMor3 chromosome 6, fOsmMor3.pri, whole genome shotgun sequence genomic region:
- the LOC136944531 gene encoding double-strand-break repair protein rad21 homolog A-like, whose protein sequence is MFYAHFVLSKRGPLAKIWLAAHWDKKLTKAHVFECNLESSVESIISPKVKMALRTSGHLLLGVVRIYHRKAKYLLADCNEAFIKIKMAFRPGVVDLPEENREAAYNAITLPEEFHDFDQPLPDLDDIDVAQQFTLNQSRVEEITMREDVGNLSLMQDNDFADFGMDDREMMRVEGAFEEDIIHGSTASNLLLETEPGPAHLPDKSNHMEYDDFGDNTMGNSDGGMLVDKLLSSEDGGGIFDDPPAITESVMMPPDHGDDEDDFDNLQSPGPDSPDSGPAEPLPAMADQTEQTTLVHNEEEAFALEPIDITVKETKAKRKRKLIVDSVKELDSKTIRAQLSDYSDIVTTLDLAPPTKKLMMWKETGGVEKLFSLPAQPLWNGRLLKMFTRCLTPLVPDELRKRRKGGEADSLDEFLKELENPEVPREEAMSQHRDVIDQTIMEEPSMLQASAMEGSRTSLDETVMPPPSTPRGVKRKAHDKEATLPMGSLEQAAERSGLSQRLELPQVDLPPEEGLNLTQLVPELDLLGDKEKKDDSDDEEEEEGQGGDQDQEEKRWNKRTQQMLHGLQRVMAKTGAESVSLLDLSRNNNKKQAAAKFYSFLVLKKQQAIELNQAEPYSDIIATAGPRFHLI, encoded by the exons ATGTTCTACGCCCACTTTGTCCTCAGCAAAAGGGGGCCGCTAGCCAAGATCTGGCTGGCGGCCCACTGGGACAAGAAGCTGACCAAGGCTCACGTGTTTGAATGCAACCTTGAGAGCAGTGTGGAGAGCATCATCTCACCCAAG GTGAAAATGGCTCTGCGCACATCTGGTCACCTGTTGCTGGGCGTGGTTAGGATCTACCACAGGAAGGCCAAGTATCTGCTAGCCGATTGTAATGAGGCCTTCATCAAGATCAAAATGGCCTTCCGTccag GCGTGGTCGATTTgccagaggagaacagagaggcaGCCTACAATGCCATCACCTTGCCAGAAGAGTTCCATGACTTTGACCAACCACTACCTGATCTTGA TGACATAGATGTGGCCCAGCAGTTCACCCTCAACCAGAGTCGAGTGGAGGAGATTACCATGAGGGAGGATGTGGGGAACCTCAGTCTGATGCAAGATAACGACTTTG CTGACTTTGGTATGGATGACCGGGAGATGATGAGAGTGGAGGGCGCCTTTGAGGAGGACATCATCCACGGTTCCACCGCCTCCAATCTGCTCCTCGAAACGGAACCTGGCCCAGCCCACCTGCCTGACAAGTCCAACCACATGGAGTATGATGACTTCGGAGACAACACTATGGGCAACAGCGACGGAGGGATGCTAG TCGACAAGCTTTTGAGCAGCGAGGACGGTGGCGGCATCTTTGATGATCCCCCAGCCATCACCGAGAGTGTGATGATGCCTCCGGACCATGGCGATGACGAGGATGACTTTGACAACCTCCAGTCCC CCGGACCAGACAGCCCAGACTCTGGCCCAGCTGAGCCCCTACCTGCCatggcagaccagacagagcagACCACCCTGGTCCACAATGAGGAGGAGGCCTTTGCTTTGGAGCCAATTGACATCACTG TGAAGGAAACCAAGGCGAAGCGCAAAAGGAAGCTGATTGTGGACAGCGTGAAGGAGCTAGACAGCAAGACCATTCGTGCCCAGCTCAGTGACTACTCTGACATCGTCACCACCCTAGACCTGGCCCCACCCACCAAGAAGCTGATGATGTGGAAGGAGACCGGAGGGGTGGAGAAgctgttctccctccctgcccagccGCTCTGGAATGGCAGGCTGCTCAAG atGTTTACCCGCTGCCTGACGCCCCTCGTGCCAGATgagctgaggaagaggaggaagggaggcgaAGCTGACAGCCTGGATGAGTTCCTGAAGGAGCTAGAGAACCCAGAGGTGCCAAGAGAAGAGGCCATGTCCCAGCACAGGGATGTCATTG ACCAGACCATCATGGAGGAGCCCAGCATGCTCCAGGCCTCAGCCATGGAGGGCAGCAGGACCTCCCTGGATGAGACCGTCATGCCCCCCCCATCAACCCCTCGTGGGGTTAAACGCAAGGCCCACGATAAAGAGGCCACCCTGCCC ATGGGCTCACTGGAGCAGGCGGCCGAGCGCTCAGGGTTGTCCCAGAGGCTGGAGCTACCTCAGGTGGACCTGCCTCCAGAGGAGGGCTTGAACCTCACTCAACTGGTGCCTGAGCTGGACCTGCTGGGagacaaggagaagaaggacgacagtgatgatgaggag gaggaggagggtcagggtggagatcaggaccaggaggagaagagatggaacAAGAGGACTCAGCAGATGCTCCATGGTCTTCAG CGTGTCATGGCCAAGACTGGTGCAGAGTCAGTCAGCCTGCTGGACCTCAGCAGGAATAACAACAAGAAGCAGGCTGCTGCCAAGTTCTACAGCTTTCTGGTTCTGAAGAAGCAGCAGGCCATCGAGCTCAACCAAGCCGAGCCCTACAGTGACATTATTGCAACAGCTGGACCAAGATTCCACCTCATTtag